Genomic DNA from Cucumis melo cultivar AY chromosome 10, USDA_Cmelo_AY_1.0, whole genome shotgun sequence:
ATAGCTATGAAAGTTTGTTCGTAACAAGTTAGAGAAGATGAAATGCCGGAGTTTCTTCGTAATTTTTTCGAAGGACTATTGGAGTCTACAGTAAAGATTTATGTTTTCTCTCGGACAATGATTTTCTAGCTGAAATGAACCCTTCTAATTGTGGTGTGGAATGAATCTGTTGCAGGTTGACAAAGCTACACATGAGTTTGATAAACGTGCACCTCCTCTAGCAAAACAAGCAGCTCAAATTACTCAGCATTTCATCCAAAAAGCTGCTAGAACTGGAAAAGAACTTGTGAACGAGTTTCAAACTGGCGGACCACGCGCAGCCTTTCACTATGCAGCGAATGAGTACAAGCAATTGGTTCTAGACCAAGGAGTGAAGATGTGGGCAGGACTCAACCGGCTTCCATCGTTCCACAAGTTCGCAGACATGGCAGTGCCGACTGCAGCTCAGTGGTTGGAGAGCTACAACAGCAAGGTGAAGGAATTGAGGCAGAAGGGTTACCATGTCTTCGACTATTGTCCCGAGGTTCCTGTGAGTAAGATAGCAAAGGCATTTAAGCAGGGCGAGGCGAAGGAGAAGGAAGAGACATCTCCAACTACTCCTGAACAAGCTCCATCCAAGAACGAAGCAGGTTCGGATTCTGATTCTGATTCGGACTCGGCTTCGGTTGCAGGTCCCAATTAGAAAATGGGGATTGATTAGCCAATGGTGTGGTTTGCAAGATTGTAAGATTCATGATGTAGGAGCACAACAATGTTGGAGCCTTGGAAGGCTGTAAATGTGTGAATGGGACATGATGATGTG
This window encodes:
- the LOC103488889 gene encoding REF/SRPP-like protein At1g67360, whose protein sequence is MESESQNLELKHLGFVRIALIQTIVCVTNLYDYAKQNSGPLRSAVESVESAVNTVVTPAYEKLRIAPDDVLVFLDGKVDKATHEFDKRAPPLAKQAAQITQHFIQKAARTGKELVNEFQTGGPRAAFHYAANEYKQLVLDQGVKMWAGLNRLPSFHKFADMAVPTAAQWLESYNSKVKELRQKGYHVFDYCPEVPVSKIAKAFKQGEAKEKEETSPTTPEQAPSKNEAGSDSDSDSDSASVAGPN